The following DNA comes from Ricinus communis isolate WT05 ecotype wild-type chromosome 10, ASM1957865v1, whole genome shotgun sequence.
TTCTGTGATCTAGGCTGAAGCGGTGCTCCTCCACATGAATTAATTATCATGTCATGAAAAGGATGGGAGTGGAGAGAAATTGTCGTACTAATTAGGAGGCTGGTTCGTAGTTGTGTTATGTGGTGGTAGGATCCATGAATTGAGAGTAAGAAGTCCAAAGGGATTGTGATTAAAGAGTTGAAGTTGGCTTCGTCATGTTCATGTGGAATTATTAGAAGGATACAGACAGCTAAGGTGCATTTAAGCTTTATTTAGGAATAGCTCCTCCATGGCCATGGCCACTCCTGGCTGATGTTGCTACCTCAACCGCCAATCTCACCCCGTAATTACTTActtatgcttttcttttccaattaCTCTCTAATCTCCCCCAGACACATAATCTCGATCCCACGTTAACCTCATTGCACATGCACATGTTTTGCGTCATCTAGGTTGTGCCTGGGCCATGCATTACTGTATATTACGAAGACGATTACCTAAAGCTAGCAGATGATGCAATTAATTAACGTGTTATACAgccaaatataattaattgcCTAATACCACAAATAATTCTCAACATATGgatcttcttttatttcaatgAATAATGAGGTGGTATACAACACTAAGATTTCAAATATATCGCTGTAAATATAGATACCATGCAACGTTAGGGATTTCATATTATTCCAAAACAAGAAGCTTATTATAAGCTAGGTTGTACAAAAACGGAAACGAAAAACACGATACAACACGACACGATACGgaaatgtaaaattttaaaaaaaattagaaaatgaaacatttttttatatatagatatataaaataaaccaaatacTTAGAATTCAtgctaattcttttaataagatttaaataaataataaataattcatgaaaaattaaaataattgtaaatgattattgtaaattttttatcacatTATTGtctttatcattataaaaatataaaattagatacatttaatataatagatcatattgatatataataaatattatattgtgtGATTTGTCTATTAAATTACTAGTTGATATTTACtagatttttaatcttaaagtgtaaaataattaagaattaagaatactaatataataaaaatattattaatagaaaaaaaaagaataatatataaatagaaagtaaaataaataggaaaagaaattaaaagtatttctTAATGTAGGAAActccaataaaaaataaataaaaatataagaaataatagaaaacgATTTTTGAACTTTCTGAAACATGTCTGAAAAGTTCTCAAAGAGTTTCAATAATCGAAACATGTCCGACACATAAACGGAACacattttagaaatttttgtGCAATCTAGATTATAAGTATTAAGGTCTGTTCAAGCAGGTAGTTGattttaatcaatttggtATTAACAGGATTCCGAATTCTGTATTATATTAGTAGGGttatgaatttcttttattattaaatttatgtggcaaaataaaaatcagaaGAAGATGATAACAAAATTATGAGCTCAATCTCGAATatagaatataagaaaaataggatTGGCGTGTGAGTCTGCAATTCTAAAACAGGATTATAAGGTTAATGTAATGTGGAGTTAGCTATTATCTTTTGCcgaaagaggaaaaaagaaaacaaaaaggaaaagagaaaaacgaAATTCAATGATCAACGACATTGACAGGTGCAGGTGGTAGTTAATAGAGATGGAAGTGCAGAGAGCAAAGAAATAGAAATGGAAATGGTTGAATAAGAGCAGATAGAAGGTCCCTGTCAAAAGCTGATAATGATATTCATAATATTAACAGGGAAATATTTGGTAGTAATTAAGTTATTGAGTTAATAAGGGCATATGGCTGGCTGGCTATCCAAATTGCAAGCGCATGTGCACATTGGTTGAGAGACCATCCGACATCAGAATCcccttttctgtttttctttggCTTTACTTCATCCATCTATATTAGTTAGTATCCCCTTTTAATTGAACTGTCTACAGCAAGCAGCTTCATTATGTAAATCTCTATGAATTTCGTCCATGGCAGATCACCAACAACCTAAGCAGAAAATTAAGTGAAAGATATCGATTGAATATATAGTTACTAGCTACAGACTGAAACTGTGATTTCTTTGTCAATGGATCCATGGATGTCCGAAACCAGTATTATTAGGACGGATACTGTGATTTCTAATGCACTTATAATAATCAAACTATCCTGAGGAAATGGACATAATTAAAGGAAATGCCTATCCTAATCCTAAATCCAACAAGTTAATAAGGACAGACTTGCATTATAACCAAACTAACAAATATTAATCTCTTAATATTACTTTCATCTATTGGATTAAACATTCATTTTGACCGACAGAAACCATCATATTTTGtatcaaaactcaaaaattttatataaaaattctacaAACTTAAAATCAAGTaagtaaaaatcaattataggGCGTTTGATATTCATATCAATTAATGAAAggaatttcaaatattaataattagaaagaaaaagtggCTAGCATTTTGTTAGTCCACCAACCTTatatgttttttcttctttgccatatctttttgttttaggataattttctttcttattttttcattcCCCAAGGTTAAGTTGTAGTTAGCGAGCTAAATAGCCCATAACACTACTGATATTGCTCACATCTTATATAACACAACTTTTATTGTGCATCACACCTTCAACTGCACATGAGCGTTCATATTTGGTGGACGACTGCAGTAGCTATTTCTTTATGCCTGGATATTCATCTCATTCTATAACTAAGTCTACTGAAAACTTCCCATAATAATACAACTGGTAGCTGTTAATTGTAATCCTAAATTTTTCTCCTGACCAATTTCCTTCTCTTATTCGCATTCTCCTGACACGAATACcgtaattcttcttcttcctcctctttgtcttgtttctttctctgcaatctttatatatatacatcaaAAATGGCATTTAATGCATCATGTAtcagtattattatttaagtaaGCTCATGCCATACAAATTGAGATGTCCTCGAGTTCTGAATTGATTTCTGGcaagcaaagaaagaaaaatgaggaGGGCCCATAGCgaaaaaagacaaaatttGAAACGAGGGAGGAAAAGGCGAAAGAAACAGAGTGGCCCAGGAATCAGATGAGGATGGGTGACTACATATTCATGGCCGactctttttcttcattcatCACATCATATCATACTTGCTTCAATCACTAACCTTACGATACTCTACGAACAGCAGTAAATGTTTGTATAGCTAAAACTCTTTCATCCTTATCCAGTGAATACAGTACCTGACAcacttttatatatcaaacataaaatatacTCAATTTCCATTAAGTAATTATTTGCGACACGTTTGCCATATAGCTGTATTACCactacaaattaaatttattattgttatttttatttcattaccTATCAGTCATTTGATTACTCCCATTTGGCTTCAGTAATTTGTATGTGATAAAAATTTTCCTCTACTTAAATGCCCATTGCCTCCTCCATTCTCCTCATCCTCCTCCCagcatctctctctctttcttccaCCCAGGTATCTGCTTTAGTTAGAACCTACCACTTGATTTTGCTTTTTGTTAACCTGAACATCTCTTCTCTAGCTTGTGAAAACTTCcgattgaaaataataatatatttctgCAGAAAGCTATGGCTTCTTGGACATGGACTGTGAGTATAGCAATGGTACTGCTAATGGTAGGTAGAGCTATGGGAGCTGCCCCAAGGAGGCCAGTAGATGTGGCCTTCGGCAGGAACTATATCCCTACGTGGGCATTTGATCATATTAAATACTTCAATGGGGGCTCTGAAATTCAGCTCCACTTGGACAAATACACTGGTATGCATATTATCAACtgatcttttttctttcttatttttattcccattctctctctctctctaataTGTTGATGGGATGGGGAAGGCACTGGTTTCCAATCCAAAGGCTCATACTTGTTCGGACACTTCAGTATGCAAATAAAGTTGGTTCCTGGGGATTCAGCTGGCACCGTAACTGCTTTCTATGTAAGACTggtgttttcttttctcttctgttgtttaattacttaaaaatatctttaaaagaTTGAAAATGTACTGTTTGGACAAAATATGGCAGCTATCATCTCAAAACTCAGAGCACGATGAGATAGACTTCGAGTTCTTGGGGAACAGGACGGGGCAGCCCTACATTTTGCAGACAAATGTGTTTACAGGAGGGAAGGGAGACAGAGAACAGAGGATTTACCTGTGGTTCGATCCAACCAAAGAATACCACTCCTACTCAGTCCTCTGGAATTTGTATCAGATTGTGtgagtattttatttaagagtTTTTAATCATGGTGTGTATATACTAGTCCATATGGTACATAAAGAAGGAAGCGAAACGTAGCCACATAATAAATACTTAACAGTACTGATAAAGTTGGaaacaaaggaaaatgaaTGGAGCAACATAGGACTACGAGTTGAAATTCGGGGAAGGTTTGACGGAAACCACCAACTTTTGAGCTGGCGTGCACAGGCACAGTTTATTcctgatttctttttctaatttgatttcttttcaattaaaggaaaaaaaggaaaaagagtaAGTCTGATGTGAAATGATAATGACAGCATTGATTGAATATGATAGCATTGTGGGAAAGAGCAGTAATTAGCATAAACTTGGGAATGGAAAATACAGGTTCTTCGTGGATGATGTGCCAATCAGAGTATTCAAAAACTGCAAAGACTTGGGAGTGAAATTTCCATTCAACCAGCCAATGAAGATATACTCAAGCCTCTGGAACGCAGATGATTGGGCCACAAGAGGAGGACTTGAGAAGACAGACTGGTCAAAGGCTCCATTTATAGCATCATACAAGGGTTTCCACATTGATGGTTGCGAGGCATCTGTGGAAGCGAAGTTCTGTGCCACTCAGGGGAAGAGATGGTGGGACCAGAAGGAGTTCCAGGACCTGGATGCCTTCCAGTACAGGAGGCTCAGATGGGTCCGCACCAAGTATACCATCTACAACTATTGCACCGATACAAGTAGATACCCTTCCCAACCCCCTGAATGCTCCCGGGACAGGGACACCATTTAGAGCCCTTTCTTTCCACTCGCTCAGCTTGCGGTTACCTCCGTTTTTATTGCTTCATATTTGCATTACTGCTAcctacttattttttttcattaagaataaataattatgtatcCTCTGGAATTTAAtacatctatttattttatattttctataaacaaCAGTGTAATTGTTACTGTTCTTCTCATCAACGTAAtggaataaattaaatactatatttatgtatatatatacacatgtCCCTGTTCAAACTATAAACACATTAActcattttataataataaactaaaatttgaacatactaaaaatatttaattctattttaaatctaataaattccTTACATGGCCTATAATATTCATATGCGTctacaatattaataaaagaaaccgAATGATACGCCATTATAGCatacaatataaataacaaattttaagCCACCCGAATTACAATAAGACTGGTTAATTATCTAAAAAGTGGCAAAATTTCAACTACATGTGTATAGATTGATTATGtaattaaactaatataatgccaccattaatttaattgtccatctgaaaaaattaaagaaacaaatattGCTAAAAACAGCAAAATTATGCAATTCTGGAGGCCTTAATGATGGAATTTGGGCGAAGAACGATAGGATTTTGTTGGCCTAAACCCCTGAGCTGATATTCGCTCTATGTCAGATATGTTCTTCTactttgataaaagaaaatctcaaGTTAGTGAATTGGGATAAATTTTGAAGTACCCTTAAATCTTACTTTTGTTTTACAAAATTCATTTCactgtattttaattataacaaCTCTAAAGCTTTTCTTGCcaaatccaaaagaaaaaaataggaGATTTTGAAATTTCGTTTGTATGATTTCAAATAATTCATGgtattatcttttcttttgctttgcAACTATTTCAGTTGTAAATGTTCTGCAGAACATCTTTTGTATGTAAGCCAAACCTAGCGATCAGTTTATTAAGGTAGTGAATAATATTAAAGGTTTCTCATATTGCTACTCAAGATCGTTACTTGGGCTTTACCGGCGTTCATCAGCCGATTGAGAAGACAAACTTTCTGTGATCTTAAACCTAATAAAGTTGCCACTCGGAAAGACAGATTTTCATCCTCCAcaggaaaagaaattcttaTCAAAGCAGTAGCATGTGTTATTCCGCATTACTTCATGAGCTATTTCAAACTTCTCATATCCCTTTGTAATGATTAGACAGGCTAATGCTATTCTCCGGTGGAGGATACAAAAGAATGGAAGAAGGATTTCAGGGGGCTAGTTGGTCTAAACTTTGTAAAGAGAACATTCTACTGCAAAGAAAGCTTTTAAGGATCTTCATGAATTTAATCTTCCCCTTCTTGGTAAGAAACTGTAGCCCAAATTCCTTATTTGCTAGATTTTGGGAAGGCAGATACTTTCCAACATCATTTCTTCCCAAGGTGCAGTTAGGACTCTCCTAGACTTGGAGAATTCTTTTGGATCTTAGACTAATCATCATTCTTGGATCCCTACCTCTTTCCCTTACAAAGCAATTCCCAACCATGACTAGCACGATCGAACTCCTCGTGTTTCAGATTTTATTCATCTTCAGAATAGATTTTGAATTATCTTCAAAGTGCCTTTGTTCCTGACAAGGCTAAGTGTATTTGGAAAATCTCTATTAGTCTTACTCAAGATGAATTTGTTAGGCATTTCCACGAGTCTAGCAAATTTAAGGTTAGCTCTGGATACTCAATTTGGTACAATCACCTAAGGGACCAGAATCATATTTCTAGTCCTCAGCATTTCAGAATAGCGGTCTGCAGCCAAGAAGGTGGAAGCATTTGTAGAAGCTCAGAGTCCTAAACAAATTGAAatgctcttttctttctttctttagagTATTATCCAATAATCTACCTAAAATTAGATTGAATTGCTCTGATCAATGTGCAAGACATAGAAAAGTGGAATCAATTTGTGATTGTTCCTTTGCTCAAGCAACCTGGAAGAAATCACTGTATAACTGCATTTTTATAGATTCTATGGACATAATAACtgctaaagaaaattttgtatTCAAGACTTGAGGGAATGTTGTTATCATGTAATATggtatttctttgttttctcctaAATAAACATCTAATCGTATTTTCATGgtttttaatcttatttattttaaagtcgaataatttcttgttttgttagaaaaaagaaaaagagtaatGTCCTTTGTTAAAGTGGAGATAGACATACTCCCTCTTGAATAAGGAAAGTATCGCTGACAGGCACTGAAGCAGTAGCGTTGCAACAAAGGAATGTTATTTGGTTTTGGAAGAGATGTGATGGCATTTTTCAGcaacttctttttctcttgttAAGCCAATCATCTATCTACTATATAATACTCATTACCAATACCTCAGCGCAATCAATTTTTCTTGCTCCTTGGCAACCCaaataagaagataaaatttGCAGCAAGCCCATTAACTAGAACGGAATCAGCTTAACTACTTTGCTGTTTCACGATCATATCACCTGCTATCGGCAGCATCTCGAAGCAATTCAATATAATGGCGGGAACAAACTGGGTCATTGAGGTGAATGAAAAACTTGAATCAATAGATAATTATGTGGAGGCTGAGCGCTGGAAGCAACGCTCAATCTACAAAGTGCCTGCATGCGTCACTGATCTCAACAAGAAAGCCTATAGGCCTCAGGCTGTCTCCTTCGGTCCTTATCATCATGGCGAAGATCACCTGAAGCCCATGGAGGAGCACAAGCACCGAGCTCTCCTCCATTTTCTCAAGAGATCAAATAAGCCCATACAACTTTTCGTTGATTCTTTATCTGAAGTCGTGCAGCTTTTAAAGGACTCCTACGATCCGCTTGATTCGTACTGGCAGCAGGACACTAGTAGATTTCTGCAACTAATGATTCTTGATGGCTGTTTCTTGCTGGAGATCTTACGCATTGCTACTGACCAGAGCTTGGATGACTATGCTCCTAACGATCCGGTCTTTAGCAATCATGGGAAGCTCTATATCATGCCCTATATCATGCGTGATATGCTCATGCTTCAAAATCAGCTCCCAATGTTGGTTCTTGACAAGCTGGTTGCTGTTGAAAGCGGCAAAGAAAAGGTATGCCGAGCATTCGTGTCTCATTAATCTCATTCTCTACGCTCATGAAAACTCTTGCCTTGTTTATCCAGGATGAAGAGTTCGTCAACAAGCTCATCCTCAAGTTCTGTTTTCCTGACGCTCCTGTCTCCAGCCTGGGCAAGTGCTTGCACCCATTGGATGTCTACAGGAAAAGTTTACTTCAAAAACAAGTTGGCAGAGAAAAGCGTCGCATATTACGAAGTAGACGACAAAAAGGTGGTAATAATATTATCAGGTCTGCAACGGAGCTCAATGAAGCTGGAATCAGATTCAAGAAAAGTAAAACTAGAAGCCTGAAAGACATCTCTTTCCGTGGCGGCGTGCTTAGGCTTCCAGTGATTGTGGTGGATGATGCAACTGAGTCAATTTTTCTGAATTTAATGGCCTTCGAGCGCTTCCATGTAGGTGCAGGGAATGAGGTGACATCCTTCATCTTTTTCATGGATAATATCATTGATAGCGAGAGGGATGTTGCCCTCCTACACTCTAGAGGGATCATCCAGAATGCTGTTGGAAGTGATAAAGCTGTTGCTAAACTCTTCAATTCTCTCTCTAAAGATATTACTCTCGACCCAAATAGCAGCCTAGATTTTGTTCATAAGAAGGTTAATGCCTACTGCAGAAAAGCGTGGAATGAGTGGCGTGCCAATCTTATCCATACCTATTTCAGAAATCCCTGGGCTATTCTCTCTCTTATTGCTGCAGTCTTCCTTTTTGCGCTCACCATTGTTCAAACTGTATATACTATATATCCAATCTACCATTCCAGTGAATCTCCCTCTCCTCCAATGGTTTCTGTAACACCTTCTCCGCCAATAGTTTCTGCAGCACCTTCTCCTGCTGCTCCTCCTCTCCCTTTTCCAAAACCGCCATTACCTCAACTGCGCCACTGATTTCCAGTTTTCATGTCTTTGTCCCCACTTGAATGCAAGAGCACAAATACTGAATGCTACAAGTAATTAATTTCCTTGGCCAAGGGTTGCTCTGTATTCGGCGTCCGCTATGGTTTTCCTCCACTAATTTCTGCTATCAATAATATAGCCGCATCAGATGTCGATTTTTAAGCACAAGCTTCGCTTGCTTACagttctttttttcctctcaTTGCAATCTTGTTTAAATCTGATAAAATCATGCCATCTTGTgcatgatttattttttctgtcaGACTGTCTTGTACTTTTTAGTTGaatgaattgaattgaattcctGCAATTTTAGATTTCCCGAACACGCTATCTGATAGATTCTCTTCTGAATCCTGATGTTAAAACTGGTTTCGTTGATTCTGATTTGCAACAGAAAAGGAACCCAACTTTGCAATAGCAAGTATtaaaaacaacaacaataaaataacaataataatcaataagaagaagaataatcAGGTTGCTGGCCAGTAGTGCAAATAGGTTGTCAgacttctttattcttcttcttcttcttcttcttcttcttcttcttttttgggctaatgatttttttttgttaaccAAACATCGTATTTTTGTAATTCGTGACTCTCTCCCCTTGTTTCCTGATGGttctttagtatttttaatctttttagaaTCTAATATGGTTCTTTGAAGAAGGAAAGTATCGGTGACTGCCAGTGTTTGGGACTGCAGCTTTTATCTTCTGCAAGAAAGGAATGTTGGTTTTGGAAGATACTGTAGTTTGGCCACCTTGTCCTCTTTTTCTGTCGTAAAGCCAATTATCAACTATTacccattaattaattaactgaCACCTTTCAACTTCATCAACCAAAACAAGATACATGTGCAGCAATTCATCATGTAAGGAAGACTTTTATGCGTCTTTGTTGAGCAGTTAATTTGGAGCGATTCAATAATGGAGGGAACAAACTGGGTTATTGACGTGAATGAAAAACCTGTAAGCATAGATGATTCTATGGAGGCAGAGCGCTGGAAGAAACAATCAATCTACAAAGTGCCTGCATGTGTCACTGACCTCAACAAGAAGGCCTCGCGCTGTCTCTTTTGGTCCTTATCATCACGGCGAAGATCATTTTCTAGCCCATGGAGGATCACAGACACCGAGCTCTCCTTCGTTTTCTCAAGAGATCAAATAAACCTTTGCAACTTTTCGTTGATTCTTTGACTGAGGTCGTCCAGCATTTAAAAGACTCCTACGATCTGCTTGATGCGTGTTGGCAGCAGGATACAAGTAGATTTCTACAATTGATGATTCTTGATGGCTGCTTCTTGCTGGAGATGTTACGCAATGCTGTCAGACTCTGGATGACTATGCTCCCAACGATTCAGTTTTTAGCAATCACGGGAAGCTCTATATATAGTGCCCTATATCATATGTGACATACTCATGCTTCAAAATTTGGTTCTTGACAAGCTGGTTGCTGTTGAAAGTGGCAAAGATCCAGTGACGAGCATTCCTGTCTTATGAAGAGTTCGTCAACAAGCTCATTCTCAAGTTTTGCATTCCTGACACTCCTGTCTCCGGCCTGCAGGGAAGGTGCTTGCAGCCATTGGATGTCTACAGGAAAAGTTTGCTTCAAAATCAAGTCGGCAAGGAAAAGCGTGGCAGATTACGAAGTGGATAAAGGTGGTGATAATACTATCAGGTCTGCAACAGAGCTCAATGAAGCTGGAATCAGATTCAAGAAAAGTAAAACTAGAAGCTTGAAAGACATCTCATTCTGTGGCGGAGTGCTTAGGCTTCTAGTGACTATGGTGGATGATGCAACTGAGTCTACTTTTCTGAATTTGATGGCCTTGGAGCGCTTCCATGCAGGTGCAGGGAATGAGGTGAcatcctttatctttttcatGGATAATATCATTGATAGCGAGAGGGATGTTGCCCCCCTACACTCTAGAGGGATCATCTCGGAAGTGATAAAGCTGTTGCCAAACTCTTTAACTCCCTCTCTAAAGATATTACGCTCGACCTAGATTTTGTGCATAAGAAGGTCAATGCCTACTACAGAAAAGCTTGGAATGAGTGGCGTGCCGATCTCATACACACCTATCTCAGAAATCCCAATGAATCTCCCCTTCTTCGGATGGTTTCTGCATGTAGAAATTGTGTTTAATCTGTTATTGATTTGTGATGAATTTTTACAATAAGAATTCTGAGATTTACAGTATGAGATTGATCTGTTATATACATAACTAAGCTTGTAACGGTCTT
Coding sequences within:
- the LOC8285726 gene encoding xyloglucan endotransglucosylase protein 2 encodes the protein MPIASSILLILLPASLSLSSTQKAMASWTWTVSIAMVLLMVGRAMGAAPRRPVDVAFGRNYIPTWAFDHIKYFNGGSEIQLHLDKYTGTGFQSKGSYLFGHFSMQIKLVPGDSAGTVTAFYLSSQNSEHDEIDFEFLGNRTGQPYILQTNVFTGGKGDREQRIYLWFDPTKEYHSYSVLWNLYQIVFFVDDVPIRVFKNCKDLGVKFPFNQPMKIYSSLWNADDWATRGGLEKTDWSKAPFIASYKGFHIDGCEASVEAKFCATQGKRWWDQKEFQDLDAFQYRRLRWVRTKYTIYNYCTDTSRYPSQPPECSRDRDTI
- the LOC8285728 gene encoding UPF0481 protein At3g47200, whose protein sequence is MAGTNWVIEVNEKLESIDNYVEAERWKQRSIYKVPACVTDLNKKAYRPQAVSFGPYHHGEDHLKPMEEHKHRALLHFLKRSNKPIQLFVDSLSEVVQLLKDSYDPLDSYWQQDTSRFLQLMILDGCFLLEILRIATDQSLDDYAPNDPVFSNHGKLYIMPYIMRDMLMLQNQLPMLVLDKLVAVESGKEKDEEFVNKLILKFCFPDAPVSSLGKCLHPLDVYRKSLLQKQVGREKRRILRSRRQKGGNNIIRSATELNEAGIRFKKSKTRSLKDISFRGGVLRLPVIVVDDATESIFLNLMAFERFHVGAGNEVTSFIFFMDNIIDSERDVALLHSRGIIQNAVGSDKAVAKLFNSLSKDITLDPNSSLDFVHKKVNAYCRKAWNEWRANLIHTYFRNPWAILSLIAAVFLFALTIVQTVYTIYPIYHSSESPSPPMVSVTPSPPIVSAAPSPAAPPLPFPKPPLPQLRH